The sequence below is a genomic window from Pleuronectes platessa chromosome 13, fPlePla1.1, whole genome shotgun sequence.
ATCAGTTTACAGCTGAAGATCATGTGtgttcatttcatttgtgtcattttacTGGATGTGGACTAACAGGATGCAGTTtacactgcagctctgtgaacttatatatatttatatatttaattaaaacaatcagTCCTTTTTTCTGGATTATTGACTTACAGagcattacattattattattatcaacacagCTTTACATCTTTCACATGTAAACAGCACATTGGCTCAGATCCAAACTCACATTGATGACGTACTGATCAGGGACGAGAGTGATGAGAGTTTGGTCGTATCACACAGGCCCAACCAGGCTGCAGCTGTTTCCTGCTCTGAGCTGCAGGCGTCCTCAGTCAGTAAAGAAACCAGACTATCACAGACACTTAATGAACACTGCCCGAGAGGACGAATGAAACATGTAACTGATCCAGGTGCCGAACGAGTGAGGGAAGCAAATGTGCCGAGAGGTTTCGTGGAATTAGACGACGAGAGGAGACGGTGGAGCTGAGTGAAGAATCAGACAGAGTCCAGGGGAGAGTTAGTCTGACTCATTTGAGTTGAGCCGAGGTTTCTCTTCATCAGCTTCGATGATACGATGCAGAGACACTTTGATATTTAATCTCCATATTCAGACAGAGTTGTACAGTTTTCACTGCAGCATGGCCCTTCGCCCTCTGATGACCTTGTTTTCTCTAAACTCAGAGTTAGAGGTCTTGAGTTCAGAGGGATCTTCATCTAAATAATGTCATGAATCAGACCCAGAGGAGCAGAACCACTAATGACCTTTATAATGAGAGGCCTGGAGTCCACCtgcctctcctcacctcctgctTTGACCTCTGCCCTTTCACTGTTCGTCCTTTTGTCTTCCGCTCTCACTTTCCTTTTTCAACAGATTTATTTCTCTACGTCCTCCAGCCGCTCCGCAGCCTCCTCTCCCGTCTTTCTTTTCATGctctttaattattttcttgCGTAAATCTGCTTTGGGGGGTAATTGAAAGAGTGAGAACAAAATATCGGCCTCGAAGGAGAATAAAgaacttctctttctcctccattaAAGCTGCTAAGTGGCTGCTTTCATCCAAAGTTACCCCACATACTGGGAGTGTGTACATTTTGTAGAACATGTATTTACACCAGGATATAACTTCTTCTAACTATTCTTGAACAGACATTCTGGATTCACCTGGTTTGTTGACAAAGGGGTCCGACAAataccgtgtgtgtttgtgtttagcgAAAAATTCACGTGACCGAGACAAGCGTCTTGACATGCGTAAAGCATGAGTCATAACGGAGAGGATCcggtcatttttcaaaataaaataccttTTGGGaatcagataataaataaaacagaaataatgtaagttgtttattctttctgtgcgGCAATGTACCACATGACCCACGGCCCGATACCGGTCCACGGCCCGGGAGTTGGGGACCCCTGGTTCTGAGGACATTGTGGGCGGAGCCTCATTGGAAACACCAGGCAGTTCGACCTATAGAACCACACGTACTTCCTTCTCCAGCAGAATAACAGCGAAACATCGGAAGAGACGAGACGCGCACGAGAAGCAGgtaagtgtgcgtgtgtccttCTGTCGGGATCAGGAACATTTGGTCCTCACACGTTCTACGGACTCAgatagagttagagttagagttagtttAAAGTTTAGACTAGTTAGGTTCGGGGCAGTCAAACGCATTATTTGTGtgctcacaactatagagagacaagAGTGTGTTGAGCTCATTCGATTCTTTAAATTATAGTTTAAAGATAGTTTTTgagtccattttatttatttatttttccttgtctgtgtgaatgagtgGCTGTTCGAGGggatataaatgaaaatgtttgtaaattCGTCATAAAGTTTGATATGCACTTGAaacttcaataaaaaatattgttaaaaaaaaagatagtttttgattgtttgatatttacagtttattaatGATTATTTTGAACATATTTGTCTGACTCAGAAACTGCAGCTGAGTTTCTGAGAAGTCACgtgactgagagaaagagagagagggaggggcggagagagagagaaaaaccagagggagggggagggagggggtagGGAGACAGAGTTTATAAACAAACTTGACAGTTAATCTCAAACgtctttattatatataatatggaggatatgtataaataaatgcatgaatATATACAGAAATGCACAAATCAGTAAGCATTgaaaggcagaagtagtagaACTGGATCATCACACtgctgtgaccaatcctgcgtgagactgaggttaggaccgcctttctcattagcattcGGACACAGAAAGACTGAAGTAATCAACTTCAATATCAAGTTGTTCGTCTCTTTAACGTCAAACATCCTCTCTCTGACCCGACTTCTGACCTTTGTCTTCCAGCCTCACGTTCATCTCACTGACCAACTCCAGGAAACATCATGACCACCGCTGACAAGCTGctggagcagatgttctcctggatcGACCAGAGGAGTCGCTGTGCGGACCAACTGGTCAAACTGGCCCGGGAGCTCGAGTCCCTCAGGCAGAAATGCAAAGGCGGTGAATGTGTGGGCAGCTCGGTGGCTGTGGTGGGGGCTGCGTGTGTGATCGGTGCCGGCGTCACCTTCCTCACCGGGGGAGCAGCTGCTCCATTTTTAGGTTTGTTGGGAGGAACATATTTAGGAGCAGGTGCCGTCATCTCTGTGGCCACGAAACTCCTCGAGCACTTCCTGTCCGGCAGCACCATGAAAGACGCAAAGGAAATCGAAGAGAAAAGCAACAAATTAGCAAAAGACATTCAGCGACTGTTTGAGAAACTGAAGTCGGAGAAGACGGAGGCGAACAGATTCGCTGACCCGGACGATTTGGACAGACACATCCTGACGGACATCATGAGAGCTGTGGCAAGACGAAGTGGAGTGAAGGTGAACATCAACTTCAGAATGATCGCAGACGAGCCGAATTGGTCTACTGGTGGAGGACTACATAACACAAGGTTCGGTCCCGGCCTCAACCTCCCGATTCTGGTGACCGTCACGGGAGTTTTAGCGTTTTTCACGCTCGGGTCAATCGGGAAGAAATCTAAGTTTCTATTTGATAAAGGAAGTCAGCAGCTGATCACGAAAATATCTGTGACTGGAATGAAAACAGTGCTCAAAGGAGGCGGCATGGTGAGacccacttcctgttcacacacactgttcttaTTCAATtcttaatttaatgtttttaagaaGAAGAATTTGATCATCTGATAATTAATCCTTTATGATCTGTTTCGTTCAATCATCAGCTGGTGGGAGGAGCTATTGGAATGGCGTTTGCGCTTAATGAGGCGATCGACAGCTGGACAGATCTGATCAAGAACAACAATGTGACTGAAGCCAGCCAATCCCTGCGAGACACAGCCGAAGCGATCAGAAAGATCTCGAAGGCCCTGAGGGATCAGTTTAAAGATATGAAGTAAGTGATTCTCAGTTTCTGCTCCTGCAGGtttttcttcagctgcagcgGGAGTCTGAAGGTCAACATATCCAAACCACTTCTACAACGTGACCTCACCTCTCAGCAATTTTAGCAATATTTTCCAGGTGGTGCTGTTACATCAGGTTTTGAAACAATTTAATGAGAAAAGCATCAGATGTTTAGGGCAGAAACTTCACTCAAAGCAGTTGGACACTCCTTAATGCAGCCTGTTAGCAGctgttcctgacatgctcctgacatgttcctgacatgttcctgacatgctcctgacatgttcctgacatgttcctgacatgttcctgacatgttctgcAAGTTCTGTATGACTGAACAATTGTCTGAGTCAGggtctctggacattttctggaacttttcctgcagcttctTTGTAACATGTCTGTCCAGAAGAGTCCAGAACCTCTACCAACTTCCCCTGGTGTTAAAGCTGGACACCACAGCATCCAGGGAGACAAATCTTGTAGCAGCCACTTAACCACCTTCACATCCTTCATAATTGATCTATGATTGATTCAATGACACAATTAAATACTGACTTTTTTGCTGTATATAACAATATATTCAGTTTGTCATTATGTAAAATTTGGCCTCACAGAGCTCAGTTATTTCATTGGACTCAAGGTGCTGAAATGTGCTTCTGTGGACGAGCTGTGTCCCTGATGTTCAGACTCTCAGGGTTCATGGGCCATAGGCTGATGAAGCAGAAGAACTACACCTTCAGTCGGAGGAGGGACCCCTCCCTCCTATATAACCTtctatcttttctttgtttcaacAACATAATGTCACATCAACAACCAAAGGAACCAATGCGATGCGTGGAGATACCGCGCTGTTAAAACAGgatattttcacagatttcttcAGGCTGTCTGGACAGGCCCGGGTCTAGTTTGCTTCCTGTCTGATAGAACCGAAGATTTGGATTGTTAGCTCTGAAACAGACGTACTAGGCCTCAATGTTGGAGCAGCAGCCACCAGCCATGCGACACCACCTGGTAGCTAAACTCGACACCTGGGAGCAACAAGCTTGTGACCAGTCAGGTGACTCAAGTCCCTGCAGAGCAACGTCCAGGACACATCCAGCTCGTACGAGTTCCAACATTATCAACACAACGAGTCCTAACTGCATCGTTGTCAACTAGTCAAGTATAACTTGGTTCAGCCCGGTGCAGTAATAAAGCACTGGTACCTACAGCAGATATGCAGCAGGGGGCACTGTTGTTAGAAAAAGAACCAGAAGAAAACATGGTCAAACAAACATTCAGATGCTCGAATAAAACTAACCCAGAGTAAATAGAAACGTCAAACGTAAAGTAACGCAACAGTAacgcaacagtatatataaacaTCTATAGCTACATACGCTTGTGGCAAACGCTAACGACAGAGTGGACGAGGAAGGCAGACGACGATCAGAGACTTCTTTAAACATCtgatctctctcacacaaattGACCCTTCGATTAATGGACTAGTTGACTATTTGGTAGGAATGGTCGACACCTACTAAAATGCAGTGATCAGGAATGCCCTCGCTCTTACTACCCACTGATGATGGACAACCATCATCTCAATTCACCGTGCTTAAACAATCCTTTAGACACTAGAActgcaaaaacacatttgaaaaatccACTGGGAGTTTCAACTTCCCATTTCagtgtaaaatgtgtttgaagTCGTGCTAACTGGACCTTCTGCTGTTTTATTCACAGGCAGATGCTCGAGAAGATGGAAGAAGAACAGTGCGAGCAGGCGAAGGTTAAACGCATTATTGAAAACCCAAACAGAAGCTCTCAAGACGAGGGAGAATTATTAAGGTATGCCATTGAAGCATGCCAGATCAAAGAGGTGCAACAATGGCTGAGGGAGAATCCAGGGATGGAGACTTTCATCAAACTTGTGGAGTTGTTTCGATTAATGAAAAATCAAATCATCAAGAAGTCAAACGAGGACGAGTCTAATTACGAAGATATTGAAGTGGACATCATCTTTCTGGCTCACGGAAAGATCACACAACCCCCGATTCCAGCTTCCTGTCTCCGGCCCTGGCCCAACATCCAAGACGTGCTCCTCTATTCCCCCTGGAACTGTTTCCTCAATGCTGATGCAGCCTACGGCATCGCTACAGGACTCATGCAGCCTGGGCACAGAAGCTTTTTCTGTGTTCCAGAAAGTGGCTGTAAAACTCCTGATAAAGGACACCAGCCCAGGAAACTGCCACCTGTCTGGAACTCAATGAAGGACGCAGGACTGATTCCAAACATCATGGTCAGTACTATCACGGATCCACAGGATGGTGCATGGACAACTTTTGTCGATCTAACAGCAGAATATGGTACACCACGGAGAGGCCGCATCCTCGTCCCGTTCATCCTTGGTGGTTCGGCAGTAACCATCCCGTTCTTCATCGTCACCTGGGTCATGTCTCTGGTGCTGTTTATTTTCCGGATCAAAGCCACCGTCCATCTTGCCGCCTGTCTGGGTGATGAATCTACCTGGTGCAAGTTTCCCAGAGAGTTCCTGGAGCATCAGTACTCCTACACTATCGACGAGACCGTGATGACAGCACAGTCCATGTGGCCCATCACCCGACCCGACCTGTACAGGAAGCTACGGGCCATGTTCGATTAGACGGACAAAACTTCAACATTTTCTGGAGATGTCAAGTTCTGTTCCAGTGAAAGTTTTGTCGATGCCTCAAGCTGAACTGATTTCCCAGCTCGATGCATCTCCGAGTGTTGCAACACGTCGGTATCAACAAACAATACCATTTTAATCAACGATCACTTTGAGAACTTCTCAGTCGATTCTTTTCCCCGCTCGACACAGATGAGTTATGAATGTTAGAAATCATATTTACTATGATCTAACCCTGAagtagggcggctgtggctgaggggtcgagtggtcgtcctccaaccagatgGTCAGCTGATTGGatcaaatgtaatataatgatgTGGAGGAGTCGGGGTGTCCGACATGGTCGCACCTGTAATGGGAAATTATATAATCATACTATACTATGCATTATGAATGCTTATGTAACCACACTTATCTGTGTTTATGCATATTACGTTTGACAAGTTGTCTGTTGGTGACTCACCAGGTGCCGGTCTCTGGGAATCCAGACATCGGAGCCACTGATCACTTTGCTGTCTCCTCCAGTCTTATCTTCTGGGGTGTACTTcgcattttcacacacacacaatttacctTATACGCAAACACATCACCTCTTTTTGTTTGAAAGAGCACAACTGACAATGTTTCGTGGTCTTCCCCAGCTTCACGTCGGCATGCTGTAAGATCGGTTTGAACGTCTTTACCAAAGAATAAACGTGCACTTGAAAGACAATTAGGGTCTTTATTTCAGAAAATGATTTGCTCCACACACCTGAGCAGCAGGTCCCGGGTTCAATTCCCGACTGGACGGACCAGCGTTTCATTTCTCTGACCTcagtcaaataaacaaaacagccAATGCTAGGATCACCTCCAGCAACCACCTCTGTGtccatgtgacctttgaccactgagaCTCATCAGTTCATCCGAGTCTACATgtacatttgtaccaaatttgaaatgattttctGATCTCCTGccaaaaagaaatatttgaaaaaagacCCCAAGAAATACCTTTATGTGCACGTACATGGTAATCTGATTACTTACTGGCACGCAGACCCTGATGGATTTGTTGAACTGGTCCAACCTCTGGCTGGACATGATCAGACACCTGCacgatgaagaggtgaggaagaCGTGCTTCTCACGTGTTCACGTGTCATTTTAAAGCTGAGATGAGAAGTTACCTGTGTAACCTCAGATCCTGGATCTGGAGAAGCATCTGGACAAACACGATGACTTCAACAAACAGCACCGATTGAAAGCACAGGTAATCATGTTGATTGATCCGGAAATATGAGCAAATCCATGTTGGTTTTGTGGTTCAGTTTTATTGATTTTCattataaagaaaaacacatataAACATTAAAGTAAGTGACCTTCGACCTctgaaacaaacataaaaaactgGACGTTCAGTACCTCAAAGCTTCAAAATAAACACGATTAAAAACACTAGTGTCCAAAAATCACAAACATCAGCTGATCAATAGGTGATGTCACACGAGATCAGGGACAGGCCAAGGCTCATCCCATGGTTCattagaggtcaaaggttaaaggtgATCAGGTGCAGTAGAAACATCCGTCGTCGACTCTCCTTCTCTTacgactctgctgctgctcgaaGAACTGACGGATGTCATAAGGGGTCACGACCTATTAGGACAGTCACGTGACATTAGAGGTCACTGACCTATcagaacagtcacatgacatcagaggTCACTGACCTATCAGAACAGTCACATGATAAGAGGTCACGACCTATCACAGAACATTCACATGACATCATAGGGGACCGACCTATCACAGAACATTCACATGACCTCATAGGTCACGACCTATCAcagaacagtcacatgacatcagaggTCACTGAACTATCACAGATCACTCACATGACATCAGAGGTCACTGACCTATCACAGAACATTCACATGACATCATAGGTCACTGACCTACCAGAACAGTCACATAATAAGAGGTCCCGAGCTATCAcagaacagtcacatgacatcatagGTCATGACCTATCAcagaacagtcacatgacatcagaggTCACTGAACTATCACAGATCAGTAACATGACATCAGAGGTCACTGACCTATCAcagaacagtcacatgacatcagaggTCACTGACCTATCACAGcacagtcacatgacatcaaAGGTCACTGACCTATCAcagaacagtcacatgacatcatagATCACTGACCTATCAcagaacagtcacatgacatcagaggTCACTGACCTATCAGAAGAGTCACATGACATAACAGGGGACTGACCTATCAcagaacagtcacatgacatcatagGTCACTGATCTATcagaacagtcacatgacatcagaggGGACTGACCTATCACAGAACAGTCGCATGACATCACAGGTCATTGACCTATCAGAACAATCACATGACATCAGAGGGGACTGACCTATCAcagaacagtcacatgacatcatagGTCACTGACCTATCACAGAACAGTTACATGACATCAGAGGTCACTGACCTATCAcagaacagtcacatgacagcAGACGTCACTGACCTATCAcagaacagtcacatgacatcagaggtcactgacctatcacagaacagttacatgacatcagaggtcactgacctatcacagaacagtcacatgacatcagaggTCACTGACTTATCACAGAACAGTTACATGACATCAGAGGTCACTGACCTATCACAGAACATTAACATGACATCAGAGGGGACTGACCTATCACAGAACAGTCGCATGACATCACAGGTCACTGACCTATCAGAACAATCACATGACATCAGAGGGGACTGACCTATCAcagaacagtcacatgacatcatagGTCACTGACCTATCAcagaacagtcacatgacagcAGACGTCACTGACCTATCAcagaacagtcacatgacatcagaggTCACTGACCTATCAGAGAACAGTTACATGACATCAGAGGTCATTGACCTATCAcagaacagtcacatgacatcagaggTCACTGACTTATCACAGAGCAGTTACATGACATCAGAGGTCACTGACCTATCACAGAACATTCACATGACATCAGAGGTCACTGACTTATCACAGAGCAGTTACATGACATCAGAGGTCACTGACCTATCACAGAACATTCACATGACATCAGAGGGGACTGACCTATCACAGAACAGTCGCATGACATCACAGGTCACTGACCTATCAGAACAATCACATGACATCAGAGGTCACTGACTTATCACAGAACAGTTACATGACATCAGAGGTCACTGACCTATCACAGAACATTCACATGACATCAGAGGGGACTGACCTATCAcagaacagtcacatgacatcatagGTCACTGACCTATCACAGAACAGTTACATGACGTCAGAGGTCACTGACCCATCAcagaacagtcacatgacatcagaggTCACTGACCTATCACAGAACAGTCGCATGACATCACAGGTCACTGACCTATCAGAACAATCACATGACATCAGAGGGGACTGACCTATCAcagaacagtcacatgacatcatagGTCACTGACCTATCACAGAACAGTTACATGACAGCAGAGGTCACTGACCTATCACAGAACCATCACATGACATCAGAGGGGACTGACCTATCAcagaacagtcacatgacatcagaggTCACTGACCTATCACAGAACAGTTACATGACAGCAGAGGTCACTGACCTATCAcagaacagtcacatgacatcatagGTCACTGACCTATCAcagaacagtcacatgacagcagaggggactgacctatcacagaacagtcacatgacatcagaggTCACTGACCTATCACAGAACAATCACATGACATCAGAGGTCACTGACCTATAAGAACAATCACATGACATCAGAGGGGACTGACCTATCACAGAACAGTAACATGACATCATAGGTCACTGACCTATCAcagaacagtcacatgacatcagaggTCACTGACCTATCACAGAACAATCACATGACATCAGAGGTCACTGACCTATAAGAACAATCACATGACATCAGAGGGGACTGACCTATCATAGAACAGTTACATGACATCAGAGTTCACTGACCTATCACAGAACGGTCACATGACCTCAGAGGTCACTGACCTTTTCTTCAGCCGAAAATCCTTCAGTTCAgttttcatgttgttgtgtcctgaaacaaaaaaacacaacaaacaaaatgtgtaAAACTTGTAGTGTatacttttaatttaatttgtagtaCTTGTAGTTTTAAGTGTGGTGTTGTGCCAGATGGAAATTTCAACTCGTTTTTTTGAATACACAGCTCACAAATCATCTCCTGCAGCTTGACACAGTCGGGAACCACACAGCCCAGGTGCTGCAGGTACAGGTGAGGTCGGGGAGGgttgaccaccagggggcaccaCAACAAGTACACGGCACCATTCAGATTATGTAATTAAGAAAGTTTGGACTGTTTCTTTTTGAGTGGAGATGCAGCGAGAGCACAGGACTTAACTCCATCACCTGTGTGATGTCCTGTGTCACAGACTCACCCTGCCATGCAGCCAGTcctcacacaccacacactgaaTCATCTCGACTTCCACCTGGACACAAAACCAGCCAataagagagacacacacattcagtggaGTCCAGAGCTCACATAGGGTCAGGTGAGTGGGGGTGAGGTCTCACCAGGTGCCGAACGAGCGACAGAAGCAAATGTTTTGCGAGGTTTCGTGGAATAAGACGACGAGAGGAGACGGTGGAGCTCAGTGGAGAATCAAACAGAATCCAGGGGAGAGTTAGTCCGACTCATTTGAGTTGAGCCGAGGTTTCTCTTCATCTGCTCCTGAGGTTCATCAGCTTCCATGATACGATGCAGAGACACTTTGATATTTAATCTCCATATTTAGTTGTAGTGGAGTCAGAGTTGTAGAGCGGcccttctctctctgatgacCTTGTTTTCTCTAAACTCAGAGTCAGAGGTCTTGAGTTCAGAGTGATCTTCATCTAAATAATGTCATGAATCAGACCCAGAGGAGCAGAACCACTAATGACCTTTATAATGAGAGGCCTGGAgtccacctgtctctcctcacctcctgctgtgaccttctctcttttcatgctctttaataatttttttatgcaTAAATCTGCTTTGGGGGGAAATTGAAAGATTGAGAACAAAATCGGCCTCGAAGGAGAATAAAGaacgtctccttctcctccattaAAGCTGCTAAGTGGCTGCTTTCATCCAAAGTTTCTCTGCATACTGGGAGTGTGTACATTTTGTAGAACATGTATTCCCAGCAggatgtaacccccccccccctcagcagaCTGCTGCGCTCGACACACTGAACTTctaagagtgtgtgtggctgctcAGCTTCCTGGCTGTGGGACGTCAAGGATAAAGAAATGACTTCATGTACTAAGAAGATAACGTTTATACCATGAAGCAGAAGTTACTCTATTTAAAAGCTAATAATTAGACTTTAATAAATGGttaagataaaataaactgaAGGTCTTAAGGTTGACTTTTATATTGTAAGACTTGCACAGTCACACATTCATGAATACTGAGGGAACATCGTGGGTCAAAGTTCAACACACTTTGATTTGCTTTGACAAGGGAAGAGATGTTTGATTTGCTCACAATCCACAGACTGGAGGTGAGTGACTCTTCCCTCAGTCCTTTTGCAGGGCTCATTATTTGCAATAATCTGATTTATTTTAAGAATACCTTTTCTCTGGACACACGAACGGATCTCAGTGCACGAGAGCCATATCTTTTTTTGAAATTGACTTCTCATTGCAGGCAGCAAACTTGCTCCACACCAGTTACAAGCCTTAAAACCTGCTGTGACTCCATCGTCCACCAGAGCCACCAGTGCCACCAGCACGTtgatcctcctgctgctggagtctctgtcctgagtgtttgtttactgtttgtgtgtgagagcatctTCCTGGAACTGCTCACGTCCTGCAGCTGATTCCATCGCTGGTCACTGAGCGCTCTCTGTTAACAGTAACTCTCCATCAGCAGGGACACCACCATCAAACAGATGTTGTGCACAGATGTGCTCA
It includes:
- the LOC128454961 gene encoding uncharacterized protein LOC128454961; this translates as MTTADKLLEQMFSWIDQRSRCADQLVKLARELESLRQKCKGGECVGSSVAVVGAACVIGAGVTFLTGGAAAPFLGLLGGTYLGAGAVISVATKLLEHFLSGSTMKDAKEIEEKSNKLAKDIQRLFEKLKSEKTEANRFADPDDLDRHILTDIMRAVARRSGVKVNINFRMIADEPNWSTGGGLHNTRFGPGLNLPILVTVTGVLAFFTLGSIGKKSKFLFDKGSQQLITKISVTGMKTVLKGGGMLVGGAIGMAFALNEAIDSWTDLIKNNNVTEASQSLRDTAEAIRKISKALRDQFKDMKQMLEKMEEEQCEQAKVKRIIENPNRSSQDEGELLRYAIEACQIKEVQQWLRENPGMETFIKLVELFRLMKNQIIKKSNEDESNYEDIEVDIIFLAHGKITQPPIPASCLRPWPNIQDVLLYSPWNCFLNADAAYGIATGLMQPGHRSFFCVPESGCKTPDKGHQPRKLPPVWNSMKDAGLIPNIMVSTITDPQDGAWTTFVDLTAEYGTPRRGRILVPFILGGSAVTIPFFIVTWVMSLVLFIFRIKATVHLAACLGDESTWCKFPREFLEHQYSYTIDETVMTAQSMWPITRPDLYRKLRAMFD